The window TTGGCAGAAAGCCCATGGAAGCCACGGCAGCCGTCATGATTACCGGGCGCAGACGTACACTCGTGCCTCTGTAGATCCGTTCGAAAATATCGGAGACACCTTCTTTTTTCAGGTGATTGAATTCGCCAATTAGGACAATGCCATTCAGCACTGCTACCCCAAATAAGGCAATGAAACCGACGCCTGCAGAAATACTGAATGGCATATCCCTGAGCCATAAAGCGAGGATTCCCCCGATGGCAGAAAGTGGGATGGCTGTGAAAATCAGGATGCCCTGCTTAATGGAACCGAAAGTGAAATAGAGTAAGACAAATATCAATAGCAGAGCCAAGGGTACGGCCAAGGAGAGTCGTTCACGGGCTTCCACGAGATTTTCAAACTGGCCACCGTAAGACACGGTATAACCGGGTGCAAATACGACCGTTTCCTCAATTTTCTGCTGAAGCTCTGTTACTATGCTTTCGACGTCCCGGTTACGCACATTGAAAGCTACGATGATCCGTCTGCGGGTGTCGTCTCGCTGGATTTGGTAAGGACCTTCCTGGATTTCCACTTCAGCCACCTGATAGAGCGGTATTTGGTGTCCGTCCTTCCGGGCGATGTAAAGGTTCTGAACGGACTCTACATCCTCCCGATTGGTCTTATCCAATCGGACCACCAGATCAAAGCGCCTTTCGTTTTCGTAAACCAACCCTGCAGACGCTCCGGCAAAGGCAGCCTGTACCGAGCGGTTTACGTCCCGGATGGTCAGGCCGTATTTAGCCAATTGATCCCGTTTGTAATTAATGACAATTTGCGGAACACCGGTTACCTCTTCTATGTACAAATCCTCAGCTCCTTCCACACCAGAAGCCAGCCGTCCTATCTGTTCGGCATACTCCGAAAGCTCATTGAGATCCTCTCCGTATATCTTAACCGCTACATCCTGACGAACCCCTGTCATGAGTTCGTTAAAACGCATCTGGATGGGTTGTTGAAATCCAAAAGTAACTCCCGGAATGACCTCCAGAGCTTCGGCCATTTTGTTGGCCAGTTCTTCCCTGTTAGAGGCTGTGACCCATTCATCTTTGTTTTTTAGAATCACCATCATGTCAGCAGCTTCTACCGGCATGGGATCGGTCGGGATTTCTCCTGCACCAATTTTTGATACTACTTGCTTTACTTCCGGAAACTGTTCGAGTAGAATTTTTTCCGCCTGGGTAGTTGCTTCAACCGTATTTTGTAAAGAACTCCCTGTAATCACCCGGGTTTCTACCGCAAAGTCGCCTTCCTCAAGTGTTGGAATAAATTCCCCACCCATATTGGAAAACACCCATAGGGAAGTGCCAAATAATCCAAGCGCAATGGCTAACATTAATGACCGTTTATGCATCGCCCATCGGATTGTCGGGTCGTACAGCCTGTGAAAGAAAGCCATGATCTTGTCTGAAATATTAGGCTTGTATTCTGTCTTTTTACTTAGCACAAGAGCGGACATCATGGGCACATAAGTAAGTGAAAGGATAAAAGCACCCAAAATGGCAAAGCTCACCGTCTGCGCCATAGGGCCAAACATTTTGCCTTCTATCCCCACTAAAGCAAGGATGGGCAGGTACACGATGAGAATAATGATCTCCCCGAATGCGGCTGAGTTCCTTATTTTGCTTGCAGATTGATAAACCTCCTGGTCCATTTCCTGCTGGGTAAGTTTTCTTCCAAGTTTCAGTAAACCCAGGTGATGGAGGGTAGCCTCCACAATGATCACCGCTCCGTCCACAATCAACCCAAAATCAATAGCTCCCAAACTCATCAGGTTGCCCGACACACCAAAGAGGTTCATCATGCCAAAGGCAAAAATGAGCGCAAGGGGAATTACCGATGCTACAATCAAACCTGCACGGAGATTTCCCAGCAGCAGCAACAAAACGAAGATCACGATCAAGGCTCCTTCAGCCAGGTTTTTGCTCACTGTACCGATGGCAGTGTTTACCAATTTTGTACGGTCCAGAAAAGGCTCAATGGTAACTCCCTCCGGCAATGTTTTGCGGATTTCCGCAATCCGGCTTTTTACGTTCTCGATAACTTCAGCTGAGTTTTCTCCTTTCAGCATCATTACAATGGCGCTAACCACCTCGCCTTCACCATCCCGAGTAGTGGCGCCATACCGTACTGCATTCCCAAGCTGTACCTTTGCCACATCTTTTATGAGGACAGGAATTCCATCCTGATTATTTTTGATGAGCATGTTACGGATGTCATCCATGTCGCTTACCAGACCTTCACTTCGGATGAAATAGGCACTGAGGTTTTTCTCGATATAAGCCCCTCCGGTATTCTCGTTGTTTTCTTCCAGTGCCTGAAAAATATCGGCTATAGAAACGTTCATGGCCTTGAGCCTGTCCGGGTCTATGGCGATTTCGTACTGCTTGAGATAGCCACCAAAGCTACTTACATCGGCAACACCGGGCGTACCCAGCAACTGCCTGCGAACTATCCAGTCCTGAATGGTTCGTAGTTCACGGGCGTCATATTGATCTTCATAGCCCGGTTCGGTACCTACCACATATTGATAAATTTCCCCCAATCCGGTAGTAATGGGGGCCATACCCGGCTGCCCCACTCCCGGTGGGATTTGGGCTTGCACATCGGCCAGGCGTTCGTTTACCTGCTGACGTGCCCAATACACATCCACATCTTCTTTGAACACGATGGTCACCACAGACAGCCCAAAACGGGAGAATGAACGGATCTCGTCCAGTTCTGGGATGGTGGCCATGGTGATTTCGATGGGGAATGTGATTAAACGTTCTACTTCTTCTGCCGCCAGAGATGGGGAAGAGGTGATAACCTGTACTTGATTGTTTGTAATATCCGGTACGGCATCAATGGGAAGCTGTGTAAGCGAGTAGCCTCCCCAAATGACCAGGCCCAGCGTGAGCAGGCCAATGATCAGTTTGTTTTTGACTGAAAATTGAATGATTTTATCCAGCATTTATTTTGCATTTTGAATCCTGATTTAATGAATTGATTGGGGCAAAAATGCCCATCGGTGGAATGCCGGACGGCAATAGAAAAACTACACTTTACTTCATTACGCAGTGCAACGAAGTAAAAGTCATTTAAATGTGTCCGGTAAATCAGGCCTTGGGGGGCTGGAAAGAAGATTCTGAGTACTCAGAACAAAGAGAAAAATTATAATGACTACCCTTGGTTTGGGTAGAAAAGTGTAAAGTGGCTATTTCTGGCTGCCCCAGTAAAGGGGTCATGAAAATGTGGACGTGACAGCACTGGTGCTGGCCATGAAAGGGTAGATCATCGTGATCAGAATCATCGTGGTGCCCTTGAGCATCACCCGTATCATTGAAATAAACTTCAGCCAAAAAATCCAAAAATGAATCCCCATCAAATTCCTGATGTTCTTCGTAGTGATCAAAAAGGTTGGGGAGCTTTTGCAGCTCGCAACATAAATCCATACCAGGTGCCATTGCCTGCATCAGGAACAGAAAACTGAACGATATGGATAAGATGGAATTCATTTACCTGCAAATATACGCAAAATAAAGGTGCAAGGGTAGTGCATTTTTTTCACTACCATTGCACTATCCTTATTTCAAAAAAATAGCAGCGTTATAACAACATCTTCCTTTTCAGCAATTGCGCATTAATGGCCACTATGACCGTACTCAGGCTCATGAATACTGCGCCTATAGCAGGACTAATCACCAGACCCGGAATAAATCCTGTGGCCAAAGGCAATGCAATTGCGTTGTAGCCGGTAGCCCAGGCGAGGTTCTGGATCATCTTGTTGTAGGTGGCTCTGCCAAACAGTACCAGGTTGGCAATGTCCTTTGGGTTGCTGTTAACCAATATGATATCGGCTGTTTCGGCTGCCACATCGGTACCTGAACCTACAGCAATACCCACATTGGCTTGTGCCAGTGCAGGGGCATCATTTACCCCATCACCCGTCATGGCTACAAAGTGCCCTTCTTTTTGGAGTTTCTTAATGATTTCCACTTTTTGATGGGGCAGTACTTCACTGTAGTAGCCATCCAGCCCGAGTTTTTCACTGACTGCCTTGGCGGTTTTCTCATTGTCCCCGGTAGCCATGTAGAGCTTCATGCCTTTTTCCCGAAGCGTTTCGATGGCCTTAGGGCTTTCTTCCCTGATTTGATCGGACAAGGCTATGAAGCCAATCAACTTTTCTTCCAAAAGCACAAAAACTATGGTTTCTGCGGCATCAGATCCTGCCTGTTCAGGGATGTTTATGTTGTTTTCTTTCAGATAGCCGGGGCTGACCACTTTCCAGTTTTGTCCATCGATCTTGCCCTGAATGCCCTTGGCCGTCAGCGATTCAAAATTTTCAACCTTTTTCAATGCCAGGCCTGCCTCTTTCGCTGCTTTCACAATGCCTTGTGCAATTGGGTGCTCCGATTGCTGCTCCAGCGAAGCGGCAAAGGACAGCAGTTCATTTTTGTTCATATCATCAGAAAGGCTCTCATATCGTGAGACACCAAATTTGCCTTCGGTCAACGTGCCTGTTTTGTCAAACACCATTGCGGTAATCTTCCGAGCATTTTCAAAAGCAGTACGGTTGCGGATCAGCAAGCCTTTTCCTGCTGAAACAGCAGTGGAAATGGCTACAACTAGTGGTATGGCCAAACCCAACGCATGTGGACAGGATATAACCATGACGGTCACCATTCGTTCCAATGCAAAATCTAAAGGCTTACCCAAGCTGATCCAGGTCACCAGCGTAGCTGTACCGGCACCAATGGCGATGAACGTGAGCCATCTGGCGGCAATGTTGGCCAGGTTTTGGGTTTTCGATTTGGCTTTCTGAGCCTCTTCCACCAGCGTGATCACTTTATTGAGGTAGCTTTCTTTCCCGGTTTTGGACACTTTCACCTTGATGGATTGGCTGCCATTTACTGATCCGCCAATGACCGGGTCGCCCTTGGATTTTTTCACCGGCTTGCTCTCACCGGTGAGCATGCTTTCGTCCAGGTGGCTTTCCCCATCCACCACTGTACCGTCCGCAGGTATTTTTTCATTGGCTTTTATCAGGATGATATCCTCCTTTTTCAGTTCATCCACTTTGATGTCCTTGATATCGTCACCCTGTACCAAATGCGCCTCGGACGGCATCATCTGTACTAATAATTCGAGAGCCTTCGATGCTCCCATTACTGATTTCATCTCGATCCAGTGCCCTAGCAGCATGATGACAATCAGTGTCGCCAACTCCCAGAAGAAGTCCATTCCCTCCAAACCAAAAACCACTGCCGAGCTGTATACGTAAGCCACGGTAATGGCCACTGCGATCAGGGTCATCATACCCGGGTTTTTGTCTTTTAGCTCGTCCCAAAGTCCTTTAAGAAAAGGCCAGCCCCCATAAAAGAAGACAATAGTAGAAAGCCCAAAAAGGACGTACTGATCACCAAAAAAGGTCAGCTCAAATCCCAGTAATTGCTGGATCATGTGAGATAATGCCAGGATCGGTACCGTGAGCACCAGAGAAATCCAAAAACGCTTCTTGAAATCATCGATCATCATGGCATGATGGTCGTGGTGTCCATGCTGATGGTCTGATTTGTTGACGGTTTGATCATCTGATGATTGGCTCTTTTGGTGGTCATCATCGTGGTGATGGTGCTTGTGATGTTCGTGATTATGCTTTTCCATGAGTAAAAATTTTAGTGGTTAATCTGTTTTAAATGGAAGGGAAACACTTAGCTTTTCCCAAGACATGCGGATAGCGCCCGAACCCTCTCTTTTGTCTTCAATGGTATAAGTAAGCCGTTCTGATAGCGGCATTTCTGTTTCAGGTGTTACCTCGATCCTGATAATATCCTCTGCCTGATCGTAATCATCAGCAAGGTGCTGCTCCCAGTTTTTGTTTAGGATCAACGTCCAGCGTTCCTGTCCGGGGATAGTAAAGAATGCATATTTCCCTTTGGGTATGGTCGTACCTTCTATCTCGATTGCTTTGGAAAATTCTATGCTGGTGGCACTGTGGGCACCCGCAACCCAAACTTCGTCAAAAGGTACCAGGCCGCCCCAAATGACCCTACTTCGAACCGCAGGTGAGTGGTAGTACACAGAAACGTGGGCATCACCCACATTGCCATGCGCTTCCTGAGGGATGCTCTTTTTCGAATTATCCGATTGGTCGACCGTAGAGGTTGCGGCTTCCGGCTGATGGTGTTCGTGACCACCATTTTCACCTTTTTTGTTTTGGCAGGATACGATCAGCAATCCCAGTGCAAGTGTGTAAATTAGTTTGTTCATCATTTATTCTTTTTAAGTTTTGAAGTGGTTTTTAAGAAAGTTTTAGAGGATACTGCGTAAAGTGTAAAGCCTGATAGCACTGTAAATAGGCCAAAGACTGAAAATGCCCTGAGCAGCCAATTGTTAAAGTTGTCCCGCCCGGCATAATCCATGGTGTGGAACATCCAAAGAAAATCGAACCAACGCCAACGGCTGTGGCGTACCCGTTCGAAGTTGCCGTTACGGGCATCTACGTAGGCCGTAAGGTTTTCGGGATGCTCAAAGTGGACAGCCCAGGCTGGTAGCGGCCTGCCACGGTATTCATGATGGTTGTCGGTTTCAGTAATCCATTCTGTTTTTAGGATTTCCAGGTTTTTCACGAGATGGTTCTGTGCGATTTCGGCCGCCTCCGTTTCGGTTATGCCCTTTTTGATTTGCCCGGTCAGGGCATTGTAAAGCAGACTATCGTTGACCCAATAATGCGGTTGGTGATTGATGTAGCGAAGCTCAAGGGATGAAATACCAATCGTTGAATCCAATTGTGCCGGACTGATCAGGTTCCGGGGTGAATGGGTCGTGACATGCTCATGGTGGAACTGGTCTCCATGGATTTCGTCAATATCCGTCCAACTGAAATAGAGGCCGCTGACCGTCCACCCAATAAACTGAATGCCTATAAAAATCCCCAGATACCGGTGTGTTTTTCGGATGTAGTAGTTTCTGTTTCGTTTCATTTTTGGGTAGATTTATCTGCTCGACTTAAGAACCATTTTTCACCTGCAAAAACTAGTAGCATCACAGATGCAGAAACAATAAGAACCAAAAGGTCAGATGATGCCTTGATCCATAAGAAAGCTGCCAATACGATGAAATCCAACACCATCGCTGTGAGTACAATTGTTCCATTGGCTTTCACCTCTTTCCTCAAATACTTATATACACCCCAATGAATAATGATGTCCATCACCAAATAAAAAATGGCTCCTATGGAAGCAATTCTGGACAGATCAAAGAAAATAGTCAGGATGATAGCGATAAACACCACATACACCAACATATGCTTCTGTATTCGGCCTGACATGCCCAAATGACTATGTGGAATAAGTTCCATATCTGTAAGCATAGCCGTCATACGAGAGACTGCAAAAATGCTGGCAATCACTCCCGAAATAGTAGCTATTATGGCAATAGCAACGGTAAAATGAAGACCAAAATCTCCAAAAGCAGGCTTGGCAGCTTCAGCAAGTGAGTAATCTTTGGCCTGAATAATTTCAGAGATTGTAAGGCTTGAGTTCACAGCGAAAGCAACCATAAAATACACCACTGTGCATATCAATAAAGAAATAATAATAGACCGGCCAACATTTTTTTTGGGTTCTGTAATTTCGCCACCACTATTAGTAATCGTAGTGAATCCTTTGTAGGCCAAAATGGAAAGTGCTAAGGCCCCAATATAACTGGTTGCTGAATAATCAGTGTTTTCGATGGCTTTTGGTATCAACCCTTCCAGAGAAAAGCCCACTGCCCAGAGAGCTCCTATGGCAAAAATCAGAATTCCGATAATTTTGATAAATGACATGAACTGTGATGACTTTCCTATCAGCTTGTTGCCAGATATGTTAATCAAAAAAGCGCTAACCAAAAGAGCAACACCCAATATGGGAATCCAAAGTTCCTTGTTTTCAACTTCGAACAGTTGTAGGGTATAAGAGCCAAAAGTTCTGGCAACCAGGCTTTCGTTGATTACCATGGATAGTGCCATTAATAATGATGCAGAAGCTGTTATGGTTGATTTACCATAAGCTTTTTTCAAAATCATGGCTATCCCCCCAGCCGAAGGATACGTATTTGAAACTTTGATGTAGGAGTAAGCACTAAATGCTGAAATGAGAGCTCCCAAAACGAAAATGTAAGGAAACCAGGTCCCTGACAGTTCAGCCACCTGGCCCAATAATGCAAAGATTCCTGCACCGATCATTACACCAGTGCCTAAAGCAATTGATCCTAATAAACTTAAACTTCCTTTTTTATAACTTTCTTCCATAACTTCCTAATTAAAACATGACAGATAATCCGCCCCCTGCTCCGAAGCGGTTGTCATAGCTTGTCATCAGTGAAAAATTCTTAGAAAGCATGTATTGTGCACCGGCACTCCATACAATTTCTTCTTTGTAATTTTGGCCGGCCTCCAGACCGTTTACCAATCCTGCATCAATTTGATATTCGTAATAGCCAAAAATTGATAACTTCGGAAATATCATCAGCGATCGACCGATTCCAATTCTAGGCCGAAGCTCATTATCTATCCTTAGGTCAACATTGAACATATAAGGTGTAAACCACCGGATACCAGCCACGGCAATTGTCTTCATATCATCCAAACTATTCCTGGTGGTATTCTCAACATTAATACCTCCAAAAACCCTCAAATAATCGTACAGATAATACTCATAAGAAAATTCAGCTTCCAGGTTCTGATTCCATCCGTATTCCATTGATAAATTGAATTGATTGCGGATGTTTGAGGTGGTCAGATTTACGGTTGTATTATGTGAAGCAACATCTGCCATTCCCCAACTATAGAAGCGGTTGGTTTCGTGAATCAGTTTGGAAATGGGAAAGGGTTTCATTCTAGGGTCTTCCGGGGTATCATAGCTGACTACACGTGCCATTCCTCCCATCATGTGATAAAGAAGATGACAATGAAAGAACCAATCTCCATATTCGTTCCCGTAAAACTCAATTGTAACTTTCTGCATCGGGGGTACATTCACCGTATGCTTCAGGGGCGAGTAGTCCCCGTTTTCGTTGATGACACGGAAAAAATGGCCGTGTAAGTGCATAGGGTGGTGCATCATAGTCAGGTTATTGAGGGTGATTCGGGTAATTTGCCGCTCTTTGATTTTTATCTTGTCAGTTTCTGACAGTGGAATCCCATTCATGCTCCAGATGTAGCGGTTCATATTCCCAGTAAGATTGAGCAGGATTTCATTGACTGGAACATCCTTTTCGTAAACCGTTTTATTAGGTGATTTGAGGTAATTATAATTGTATTCTGAAAACATTTCCATGTTTTCCATCCCGGCCATGTCAGCCATAGGGTCACTTGACGAATCCATTTGGGAGCTTTTATCATTAGACATATTGATTCCGGAATGATCCATTTTGGAGCCCTCTTCCTTATTTCCGGCCATATTCATACCCGGCATATCATTATCCGGGTTTTTGTCGCCTTTCATTTGCATTCCCCAGTTCTCCATCATTTTTTGGGGATCGTCCTTTTTAGGATTAAATTTTAGGGCAGGAGCCCCCATGCGCATGTCCATTTTTGCCATTTGCATCATCATCCCTATTTTATCAGGGCGGGGAACATCTTCGGCTGCTAAAACTTCACCTTGGCCCAAAAAAGCAGAGGCTGTTCCCGAACCATCCTGAGCGGTGGCCCGAAATTCCATCTTTCCACTTTCCGGAATATTTACAATAAAATCGTAGGTCTCCGCAATGGCAATAAATGTTTTATTGCGCTTGACCGGCTCAACGTTTAGTCCATCAGCCGCAACTAAAGTGGGCTCCTCACCACCAAACGTCATCCAAAACGAGGTAGAAGCTGCCCCGTTAATAATTCTTAGCCTAACCTTTTCTCCCGGTTTGAAATTGGGATATTCCTGAATTTGTTCTCCATTTACTAAAAAGGCCGGGTAATAAATGTCGGCAATGTCAGCACTTTCCATTCTCTGCCTCCAGAAGTTTAACTGTGCTGCCAAAGCGCCTCTGGCAATAACCTGATTTAAGGGGGTAGCCGTACCTTTTCGCCAATTGTACCATTCAGTTCCTCGTTTCAAAAAACGGAGTACGTTCATGGGCTTTTCATTTGTCCAGTCAGATAGCATTATGACAAGTTCTTTATCGTAAGCCAGGGTTTCTTCTTTGGGATGGATGACAATAGAGCCAAAAACACCACTCTGCTCCTGTAGCATGGTATGTGAATGATACCAATAGGTACCGGCTTGTTTCAGGGGAAATTCGTACTTCTGTGTTTCCCCAGGCGCGATGGGCGGAGTGGTGAGGTAAGGAACCCCGTCATAAAAATTTGGCAACAACAAACCGTGCCAGTGAATGGAAGTTTCTTCATCCATCTCGTTTTTTACATATATTACGGCATATTCACCTTCAGTAAAAGTAAGTGTGGGTCCCGGGACACTGCCATTAATGGCCATTCCCATGACTTCTTTGCCTGCCTTGTTCACTGCCAGCTCATTTATGGAAATGGCATATTCTCTTACAGGAAGATTATCAGTGTTGCCTTCGACTGATTTTTCAGTGAGGTTTTGTGCCCTCGTAGACAGGCTAAGCAACGAAAAAGAAATGGTCAAAATATAGTAGAATCTTAAGTTCATGATTTCCGTAATTAAATTTGATTTTTGATTGTTAACGATTTAGTGCCCTCGTAATAGCAAAATGACCCGATACGGGTATTAATAAAGCCAGTCTCCCTCACATCTGAGAAACCGGCCTCACGTATGTAATCAGGCAGCAAACCCTTTACATTGGCCGTAGTGGTTTTGAAACCATCCAGCAACTGCACAGTGTAAAAGGCCATGCGCATCCATCGGTTCTTTGCTTTGCCCCAATCGCCAATGATGAGCTTGCCGCCCGGCTTCAATACACGGTAGATTTCCCTGAAACAATGTGGCCTTGGTTTCATCATCCAATTGGTGAAATACCAGACAACTGTAAGCCTTGTCAAAAACAGCATCATCATAGGGAAAAATATCTCCATTGTAGAGTTGGAGGTCAACCAAGATGTCTTTGTCTTTGAGTTTTGAAAAAGCTATTTCCCTTACTTTCGGATCAATGTCCAATCCGAAAAATGAAGAGTTGGGAGACTGTGAAGAGGCAATCGCCAGATTGGCTCCTGTACCATAACCAAATTCAAAAATTTGCTCCAGAGGTTCGGGTTTTAAACGGTTAATTAACTCGTTTCTAAATTTCTTTTCCGGCATGGTGATGCGTATGGTAGCATCGTACCATGCTGTAAGAAAATCATACCCGAGTGCGGGTATGAATTTCTTCTCAGTTTTATGTACATGATCTTTCATTTTTTCTCTCAATTGTTTTTGTTCTAATTTCTCCCAGCCTTGGTAGACCAAACATTTATGTGAACCAAATGCACAAAAAATACAACACTGATCACCCTGAACAGTAATCTTACATTCACAGCCCTTACAATAGAAGCTATTTAGCTGCTCGTTATAAGGTATTCTGCGAACCTGCTGCTGGCCGCATACCGGACAGGTAAGTACCGAATCAAAAAACAATCCGGGCATACAGGTGATTTAAAATCAGTTAATGTCCATGTTCCAATTCCAAAAAATTACCTTGCGGCCCTACACCTTCTATGTGTACCAATTGTGCTCCGTAATGTCCTGCCTGTGCCACGGCATAAGCTGCGCTCAATAACACAACTGCCACAATAGCCATAGCCCATCTTTTTGATTGGAAAATGAACAGGTTGATTCCTTGCAATAGCAAGCCGATAAATCCAAGATTGATTGTCCAGTCAGCCCAGAAGTCGTGTTGTTCCAGCACGAGCTTGGCATGTTCGGTTAGTCCGTGCGTATGCGGATGGAAGTTTCTGCCGGCCAAGTACGCAGCAATAAAACCTACCAGCACCAGGGCAAAGGCTGTCCACGCCAATTCCTTTTTGATGAAATAGATGTTGACAACCGCCAGAAGGGCTCCCACAATCAGCAATACGATAGCGAAATGGACAATTAGCGGGTGGATTGTAGGAAAATCCGCAAGGTCAGCCGTAACCTTTTTTTCGTGGTGTGCATCTTGTGGATGCGCATCATGGCTGTCTGCCTCGCTGGTATGGGTGTGGTCTTTATGCCCTTCCTCGGTGGAATGAGCATTCATCACGGTATCCGCTTGTTGGGCGGTACTGTCTTGTTTGCTTTTGTGGCCGTCATGAGCCGATACGGTTGCTGTAGCAAATAGTACCAGTACAACTGCTTTTAGAGTATTTTTCATTGTCATATTATTTAGTTGGTTAATGATTGGTCTGTGGTTTTCTTGCTGATGAATGGGTTTGCCATATTTTCCATTGACCGTTTTCTTTTTTCAAAATGCTGGAGGCAACACCTTTTCGCTCAATAACTGATTTGTCATTGCTTATCACAATTGTGTATATGTAGGTTTCAGTGGCAAAGGCAAATGGCAAAGCGACTTCAATGGCTACTTCATAGTCACTAAACTTGAAAGATTCGAAATGATGGAGCTCCGGGCCCAGGTGGTTAGCCAGATAGTCCTGATATCGGCCTTCAACTTTGCCTGATTCAACAACAATTGATTGCGATACAAATAAATTACCTGTGCCCGTTGTGTCGAGGCTTTCAATGGCCTGTTTGTATGATTCCAGGACTTGTTTTACCTGGTTAATTTCATCCGACTGTTGCGCTTGAGTCTTCACGGCCACTATGGCAGCAA is drawn from Belliella baltica DSM 15883 and contains these coding sequences:
- a CDS encoding multicopper oxidase domain-containing protein — its product is MNLRFYYILTISFSLLSLSTRAQNLTEKSVEGNTDNLPVREYAISINELAVNKAGKEVMGMAINGSVPGPTLTFTEGEYAVIYVKNEMDEETSIHWHGLLLPNFYDGVPYLTTPPIAPGETQKYEFPLKQAGTYWYHSHTMLQEQSGVFGSIVIHPKEETLAYDKELVIMLSDWTNEKPMNVLRFLKRGTEWYNWRKGTATPLNQVIARGALAAQLNFWRQRMESADIADIYYPAFLVNGEQIQEYPNFKPGEKVRLRIINGAASTSFWMTFGGEEPTLVAADGLNVEPVKRNKTFIAIAETYDFIVNIPESGKMEFRATAQDGSGTASAFLGQGEVLAAEDVPRPDKIGMMMQMAKMDMRMGAPALKFNPKKDDPQKMMENWGMQMKGDKNPDNDMPGMNMAGNKEEGSKMDHSGINMSNDKSSQMDSSSDPMADMAGMENMEMFSEYNYNYLKSPNKTVYEKDVPVNEILLNLTGNMNRYIWSMNGIPLSETDKIKIKERQITRITLNNLTMMHHPMHLHGHFFRVINENGDYSPLKHTVNVPPMQKVTIEFYGNEYGDWFFHCHLLYHMMGGMARVVSYDTPEDPRMKPFPISKLIHETNRFYSWGMADVASHNTTVNLTTSNIRNQFNLSMEYGWNQNLEAEFSYEYYLYDYLRVFGGINVENTTRNSLDDMKTIAVAGIRWFTPYMFNVDLRIDNELRPRIGIGRSLMIFPKLSIFGYYEYQIDAGLVNGLEAGQNYKEEIVWSAGAQYMLSKNFSLMTSYDNRFGAGGGLSVMF
- a CDS encoding membrane protein, which gives rise to MKNTLKAVVLVLFATATVSAHDGHKSKQDSTAQQADTVMNAHSTEEGHKDHTHTSEADSHDAHPQDAHHEKKVTADLADFPTIHPLIVHFAIVLLIVGALLAVVNIYFIKKELAWTAFALVLVGFIAAYLAGRNFHPHTHGLTEHAKLVLEQHDFWADWTINLGFIGLLLQGINLFIFQSKRWAMAIVAVVLLSAAYAVAQAGHYGAQLVHIEGVGPQGNFLELEHGH
- a CDS encoding class I SAM-dependent methyltransferase, with the translated sequence MEIFFPMMMLFLTRLTVVWYFTNWMMKPRPHCFREIYRVLKPGGKLIIGDWGKAKNRWMRMAFYTVQLLDGFKTTTANVKGLLPDYIREAGFSDVRETGFINTRIGSFCYYEGTKSLTIKNQI
- a CDS encoding YybH family protein, with translation MKTQAQQSDEINQVKQVLESYKQAIESLDTTGTGNLFVSQSIVVESGKVEGRYQDYLANHLGPELHHFESFKFSDYEVAIEVALPFAFATETYIYTIVISNDKSVIERKGVASSILKKENGQWKIWQTHSSARKPQTNH